The Methylobacterium sp. PvR107 genome contains a region encoding:
- the istB gene encoding IS21-like element helper ATPase IstB, with the protein MGEDHLTILLDRLKLTAMRDQLDSLIDEAGRGELTIREALTLFCEREIARRDQRRIDMAFGLARFPFVRDLTGFDFGAQPSLDKAQIRELATGRFIANGEAVLLLGPPGVGKTHLAVAIGRAAIVAGYGVLFTPATTLVAQLAKAHAEGRLEERLTHYAKPKLLIIDELGYLPFEPDAAHLFFQLVSRRYERGAMLVTSNRAVGEWGSVFGDAVVATAILDRLLHHSHVVTIRGDSYRLREKRRSGLLQKAAAVPQPTPV; encoded by the coding sequence ATGGGCGAAGATCACCTCACCATACTGCTCGATCGCCTGAAGCTGACGGCTATGCGCGATCAGCTCGATAGCTTGATCGACGAGGCCGGCCGGGGCGAGCTGACGATCCGCGAGGCGCTGACCCTGTTCTGCGAGCGCGAGATTGCTCGGCGTGACCAGCGCCGCATTGACATGGCCTTCGGTCTGGCTCGCTTCCCCTTCGTGCGGGATCTGACCGGCTTCGACTTCGGCGCCCAGCCCTCGCTGGACAAGGCACAGATCCGTGAACTCGCCACCGGCCGCTTCATCGCCAATGGCGAGGCGGTGCTGCTCCTCGGCCCACCGGGTGTGGGCAAGACGCACTTAGCGGTGGCGATCGGGCGCGCGGCGATCGTGGCCGGCTATGGCGTGCTGTTCACCCCGGCCACGACGCTCGTGGCGCAGTTGGCCAAGGCGCATGCTGAAGGCCGGTTGGAGGAGCGACTGACGCACTACGCCAAGCCGAAGCTGCTGATTATCGACGAGCTCGGCTATCTGCCGTTCGAGCCGGATGCCGCGCATCTGTTCTTCCAGCTCGTCAGCCGCCGCTACGAGCGGGGCGCGATGCTGGTGACCTCGAACCGGGCGGTGGGCGAGTGGGGTAGCGTGTTCGGCGACGCGGTGGTGGCTACCGCGATCCTCGATCGGCTGCTGCACCACAGCCACGTCGTCACCATCCGCGGCGACAGCTACCGGCTTCGTGAGAAGCGTCGCAGCGGCCTTCTGCAAAAGGCGGCTGCGGTCCCCCAACCCACACCCGTCTAG
- a CDS encoding recombinase family protein, whose product MQTILYARVSTTDQTIAHQQKQAEAAGFKIDAVVADEGVSWVSTILAKRPQGRRLFDMLRAGDVLVVRWVDRLGRNYADVTETIRELMRRGVIVWTVINGMTFDGATIDPIQIAVRDALIGFMAATAQAQAEATKEVQRAGIDHAKERYDAYLGRKPSYSAAQLADVVAGFQATSGTDPFAS is encoded by the coding sequence GTGCAAACCATCCTCTATGCCCGCGTGTCCACCACGGATCAGACCATCGCCCATCAACAGAAGCAGGCGGAGGCGGCAGGGTTCAAGATCGATGCGGTTGTGGCGGATGAGGGGGTATCGTGGGTGTCCACCATCCTGGCGAAGCGTCCACAGGGCCGGCGCCTATTCGATATGTTGCGGGCCGGCGACGTGCTTGTGGTGAGGTGGGTGGACCGCCTGGGCCGCAACTATGCCGACGTGACAGAGACCATCCGCGAGCTGATGCGCCGCGGCGTGATCGTCTGGACCGTGATCAATGGCATGACCTTCGACGGTGCGACCATCGACCCGATACAGATAGCGGTGCGGGACGCGCTGATCGGGTTCATGGCGGCGACTGCCCAGGCTCAGGCCGAGGCGACAAAGGAGGTGCAGCGGGCTGGGATCGATCACGCGAAGGAGCGGTATGATGCCTATCTCGGTCGGAAACCGTCATATAGCGCAGCGCAGCTTGCCGACGTGGTCGCCGGCTTTCAAGCGACATCCGGAACTGACCCCTTCGCGTCATGA
- the istA gene encoding IS21 family transposase, giving the protein MFAVEVYAAVRQFVFIEGNSRREAARVFGLSRETIAKMCRFSLPPGYTRSKPVEKPKLGPLLPVITAILETDRSAPIKQRHTAKRIFERLRDEHGYAGGYTVVKDHVRICRSQGRETFVPLAHPPGHAQVDFGEAVATIGGVRRKIHFFCMDLPHSDACFVKAYPRETTEAFLDGHVAAFAFFTGVPLSILYDNTKIAVAKICGDGQRERTRAFTELVSHYLFRDRFGRPGRGNDKGKVEGLVKFARSNFMTPAPEAASFEALNADLERRCRVRQDECAGRSAELIGTRLVADRAVLRALPAVPLEPCEKRAGRVSSTALVRYHGNDYSVPTAYGFRDVLVKGFVDEVVILCGGIEIARHERSYGTGVFVSEPLHYLALIETKPNALDQAAALQDWDLPEAFQHLRHLLEARMGNRGKREFIQVLRLMEAMPKDVVAAAVAEAIRLGAIGFDAVKLIALARLEHRPPRLDLAAYPHLPRTTVRTTVAADYAVLVPEVAA; this is encoded by the coding sequence ATGTTTGCCGTGGAAGTCTACGCGGCCGTTCGGCAGTTCGTGTTTATCGAGGGCAACTCTCGGCGTGAGGCGGCTCGAGTGTTCGGGCTGAGCCGAGAGACGATCGCCAAGATGTGCCGGTTCTCCCTGCCGCCGGGCTATACGCGCTCGAAGCCGGTCGAGAAGCCGAAGCTTGGGCCTCTTCTGCCGGTGATCACGGCCATCCTGGAAACGGACCGAAGCGCGCCGATCAAGCAGCGGCACACGGCCAAGCGGATCTTCGAGCGTTTACGCGACGAGCACGGCTATGCCGGCGGCTACACGGTGGTGAAGGACCACGTGCGGATCTGCCGATCGCAGGGGCGGGAGACCTTCGTGCCGCTGGCCCACCCGCCTGGCCATGCCCAGGTTGACTTCGGCGAGGCGGTGGCCACGATCGGCGGCGTGCGTCGCAAGATCCATTTCTTCTGCATGGACCTGCCGCACTCCGACGCCTGCTTCGTGAAGGCATATCCGCGGGAGACCACCGAGGCGTTCCTCGACGGGCACGTCGCCGCCTTCGCCTTCTTCACGGGCGTGCCGCTGTCGATCCTGTACGACAACACGAAGATCGCGGTCGCCAAGATCTGCGGTGACGGGCAGCGCGAGCGCACGCGCGCCTTCACCGAGTTGGTGAGCCACTACCTGTTCCGCGACCGCTTCGGCCGTCCGGGCAGGGGCAACGACAAGGGCAAAGTCGAAGGGCTGGTCAAGTTCGCCCGGTCCAACTTCATGACCCCGGCTCCGGAGGCAGCTTCGTTCGAGGCGCTGAACGCTGATCTGGAGCGACGCTGCCGAGTCCGGCAGGATGAGTGTGCCGGTCGGTCTGCCGAGCTCATCGGTACGCGGCTCGTGGCCGACCGTGCGGTCCTGCGCGCCCTGCCGGCGGTCCCGCTGGAGCCGTGCGAGAAGCGGGCTGGTCGTGTCTCCTCGACCGCGCTGGTGCGCTATCACGGCAACGACTACTCGGTGCCCACCGCCTACGGCTTCCGGGACGTGCTGGTGAAGGGCTTCGTCGACGAGGTCGTGATCCTGTGCGGCGGGATCGAGATCGCCCGGCACGAACGCAGCTACGGCACCGGCGTGTTCGTCTCCGAGCCGCTGCACTACCTCGCGCTGATCGAGACCAAGCCGAACGCCCTCGACCAAGCGGCGGCCCTCCAGGACTGGGATCTGCCCGAGGCGTTCCAGCACCTGCGCCATCTCCTGGAGGCGCGCATGGGCAACCGGGGCAAGCGCGAGTTCATCCAGGTGCTGCGCCTGATGGAGGCGATGCCCAAGGACGTGGTGGCCGCAGCCGTCGCGGAGGCGATCCGGCTCGGGGCGATCGGCTTCGATGCGGTCAAGCTGATTGCGCTGGCCCGACTCGAGCACCGACCGCCCCGGCTCGACCTGGCAGCCTATCCGCACCTGCCCAGAACCACGGTGCGGACCACCGTGGCTGCCGACTATGCCGTGCTGGTGCCGGAGGTGGCCGCATGA
- the istB gene encoding IS21-like element helper ATPase IstB yields MSLARDETTPGVLLAHHLKQLKLPTVLREYDKVARECAQSGLDHSRYLLRLVELELIDRERRMVERRIRAARFPAVKSLDTFDFAAIPSLNKMLVLELARCGYILGRENVIALGNSGTGKTHIALALGLAACQKGFSVTFTTAASLVNQLLEARDERRLLRLQRELAAVKLLIVDELGYVPLSSTGAELLFEVFSQRYERGSTVVTSNLPFEDWTSVLGSERLTGALLDRLTHHVSILSLNGNSYRLKTSRSRRGRAEGAEQNQATADPHDPETGEIPPA; encoded by the coding sequence ATGAGCCTGGCGCGCGACGAGACCACGCCGGGCGTCCTGCTGGCTCACCACCTCAAGCAGCTCAAGCTGCCCACGGTGCTGCGCGAGTACGACAAGGTTGCCCGCGAGTGCGCTCAGAGCGGCCTGGACCACTCGCGCTACCTGTTGCGGCTGGTTGAACTGGAGCTGATCGACCGTGAGCGGCGCATGGTCGAGCGCCGCATCCGGGCGGCGCGCTTCCCGGCGGTGAAGAGCCTCGACACGTTCGACTTTGCCGCGATCCCGAGCCTGAACAAGATGCTCGTGCTGGAACTGGCCCGCTGTGGCTACATCCTCGGCCGGGAGAACGTCATCGCACTTGGCAACTCGGGCACTGGCAAGACCCACATCGCCTTGGCTCTCGGCTTGGCGGCTTGCCAGAAGGGCTTCTCGGTCACGTTCACCACCGCGGCCTCGCTGGTCAACCAACTCCTGGAGGCGCGCGACGAGCGTCGTCTGCTCCGGCTTCAGCGCGAACTAGCCGCGGTCAAGCTCCTGATCGTCGACGAACTCGGCTACGTGCCGCTGTCGTCGACGGGGGCGGAGTTGCTGTTTGAGGTCTTCTCGCAGCGCTACGAGCGTGGCTCGACCGTGGTGACCTCGAACCTCCCGTTTGAGGACTGGACGTCAGTTCTGGGCTCGGAACGGCTCACGGGCGCGCTGCTCGACCGGCTGACCCACCACGTCAGCATCCTGAGCCTGAACGGCAACAGCTACCGCCTCAAAACTTCCCGCAGCCGGCGCGGCCGGGCCGAAGGGGCGGAGCAAAACCAGGCCACCGCCGATCCTCACGACCCCGAGACGGGCGAGATCCCGCCGGCCTGA
- a CDS encoding IS256 family transposase, whose translation MARRKAPRIPDAILDQLLAGADPKTAFEADGLLDELKKALAERALNAEMDHHLAGEDAGNTRNGYGRKTVTTETGRIELAIPRDRQATFDPQLIARYQRRFPGFDDKIVSMYARGMSTREIVAHLRELYGIEVSPDLISAVTDAVLEEVAAWQARPLEPVYPIVFFDALRIKVRDEGVVRNKAVHIALGVRADCSKEILGLWLEQNEGAKFWLRVMNELRNRGVEDVLLAVVDGLKGFPDAIRAVFPEALVQTCIVHLLRHSLDFVSYKDRKAVAAALKDIYRALDAAAGEAALAVFEASEWGRRYPAIAQSWRRAWGEVIPFYGFPGEVRRILYTTNAIEALNATLRRAVRDCQEFRVRAAIVDPMEVPDGTTQSTPYP comes from the coding sequence ATGGCACGACGCAAAGCTCCCCGTATCCCTGACGCGATCCTGGATCAGCTCCTGGCCGGGGCCGATCCGAAGACGGCGTTCGAGGCCGATGGCCTGCTGGACGAGTTGAAGAAGGCCCTGGCCGAGCGGGCGCTCAACGCCGAGATGGACCACCATCTGGCGGGCGAGGACGCCGGCAACACGCGCAACGGCTATGGCCGCAAGACGGTCACGACCGAGACAGGCCGGATTGAGCTGGCGATCCCGCGCGACCGGCAGGCGACGTTCGATCCGCAGCTGATCGCTCGCTATCAGCGCCGCTTTCCCGGCTTCGACGACAAGATCGTGTCGATGTACGCCCGCGGCATGAGCACCCGGGAGATCGTCGCGCACCTGCGCGAGCTTTACGGCATCGAGGTCTCACCCGACCTGATCAGCGCTGTGACCGACGCGGTCCTGGAGGAGGTCGCCGCCTGGCAGGCCCGGCCGCTGGAGCCGGTCTACCCGATCGTGTTCTTCGATGCCCTGCGGATCAAGGTGCGCGACGAGGGTGTGGTCCGCAACAAGGCCGTCCACATCGCGCTCGGCGTGCGCGCCGACTGCTCCAAGGAGATCCTCGGCCTGTGGCTGGAGCAGAACGAGGGCGCCAAGTTCTGGCTGCGGGTCATGAACGAGCTCAGGAACCGCGGCGTCGAGGACGTGCTGCTTGCCGTGGTCGATGGCTTGAAGGGCTTCCCCGATGCGATCCGAGCGGTGTTCCCCGAGGCGCTGGTCCAGACCTGCATCGTGCACCTGCTGCGCCACAGCCTCGACTTCGTCTCCTACAAGGACCGCAAGGCCGTGGCGGCGGCGCTGAAGGACATCTACCGCGCGCTCGATGCCGCCGCTGGCGAGGCGGCGCTGGCGGTCTTCGAGGCGAGTGAGTGGGGCCGGCGCTACCCGGCCATCGCCCAGAGCTGGCGGCGGGCCTGGGGCGAGGTGATCCCGTTCTACGGCTTCCCCGGCGAGGTTCGCCGGATCCTGTACACCACGAACGCCATCGAGGCCCTGAACGCCACGCTGCGCCGGGCCGTGCGGGACTGTCAGGAATTTCGTGTTCGGGCGGCCATAGTGGATCCGATGGAGGTTCCCGATGGCACGACGCAAAGCACCCCGTATCCCTGA
- a CDS encoding GIY-YIG nuclease family protein codes for MIPPEPALSLGRTIQLYLVDGTPNGLILATLKGWTGSVLLARNSTLSRLLQRPEAARTGVYILYGPDPNDELLPRAYVGEAEEIASRLPDSARKRAFWELAAVVTTSDESLTKGHVRYLEARLIQRAREVT; via the coding sequence ATGATCCCGCCTGAACCTGCTCTCAGCCTAGGCCGCACCATCCAGCTCTACCTGGTTGATGGCACACCCAACGGCTTGATCCTGGCCACCTTAAAAGGCTGGACCGGCAGCGTGCTACTCGCTCGCAACAGCACGTTGTCCAGGCTTCTACAGCGGCCCGAGGCCGCTCGGACCGGAGTATACATCCTGTACGGACCGGACCCGAACGATGAGCTTCTACCTCGCGCCTACGTCGGCGAGGCTGAAGAAATCGCCAGTCGCCTGCCTGACAGTGCTCGTAAGCGTGCGTTCTGGGAGCTGGCGGCCGTGGTGACCACCAGCGATGAGAGCCTGACCAAGGGCCACGTTCGCTATCTTGAGGCGCGGCTCATTCAGCGCGCCCGCGAAGTGACCTGA
- a CDS encoding IS3 family transposase (programmed frameshift) — MRRGQKTSAEQIVLKLRQIEVQTAQGKSLALACKEAEISEQSYYRWRREYGGLQVDQARKMKDLERENARLRRLVADLSLEKQVLADVAFGKLVAPERRRQTVAGIREKYGLSERHACRIVGQHRGTQRYVSTLPADEDALTRAIVALASEYGRYGYRRVTALLQADGWQVGKDRVQRIWRREGLKVPQKHRPRSRLWLNDGSSVRLRPLHRNHVWSFDFVQARTHDGRSLRVLTLIDEHSRACLALKVARRINSVGVIEALADAMCLHGIPEHIRCDNGPEMISKALRKWVAKAGTQIQYIAPGSPWENGYCESFNGKLQDECLRQEIFYSLKEAQIVIGLWQTTYNRVRPHSSLGYRPPAPVSYPDLAFRLPMAATMQ; from the exons ATGCGGCGAGGTCAGAAGACGAGCGCGGAGCAGATTGTGCTGAAGCTGCGCCAGATCGAGGTGCAGACGGCCCAGGGCAAGAGTTTAGCGCTGGCATGCAAGGAGGCGGAGATCTCCGAGCAGAGCTATTACCGCTGGCGCAGGGAGTACGGCGGCCTCCAGGTCGACCAGGCCAGGAAGATGAAGGACCTGGAGCGCGAGAACGCGCGGCTGCGGCGGCTGGTAGCCGATCTATCCTTGGAGAAGCAGGTGCTGGCGGACGTCGCCT TCGGGAAACTTGTAGCCCCCGAGCGACGCCGGCAGACGGTTGCTGGCATCCGGGAGAAGTACGGCCTCTCGGAACGTCACGCCTGCCGGATCGTCGGCCAGCATCGGGGCACGCAGCGCTACGTGTCCACGCTGCCGGCCGACGAGGATGCGCTGACCCGCGCCATCGTCGCCCTGGCGTCCGAGTACGGACGCTACGGCTACCGCCGTGTCACCGCGCTGCTGCAGGCAGACGGCTGGCAGGTGGGCAAGGATCGGGTTCAACGCATCTGGCGTCGCGAGGGGCTCAAGGTCCCACAGAAGCACCGACCGCGCAGCCGCCTGTGGCTGAACGACGGATCCAGCGTGCGGCTGCGTCCGCTCCACCGCAATCACGTCTGGAGCTTCGACTTCGTCCAGGCGCGGACCCACGACGGACGCTCGCTTCGGGTCCTGACGCTGATCGACGAGCATAGCCGGGCTTGTCTGGCGCTGAAGGTGGCGCGGCGCATCAACAGCGTCGGCGTGATCGAAGCGCTGGCCGACGCCATGTGCCTGCACGGCATCCCGGAGCACATCCGCTGCGATAATGGTCCTGAGATGATCTCCAAGGCGTTGCGCAAATGGGTCGCCAAAGCCGGAACACAGATCCAGTACATCGCGCCGGGCTCGCCGTGGGAGAACGGGTACTGTGAGAGCTTCAATGGCAAGCTTCAGGATGAGTGCCTGAGACAAGAGATCTTCTACTCGCTGAAGGAGGCGCAGATCGTGATCGGTCTTTGGCAAACTACCTACAACCGCGTCCGGCCGCATTCGTCCCTGGGCTATCGGCCGCCCGCGCCCGTCAGCTACCCGGATCTGGCCTTCCGGCTACCCATGGCCGCTACCATGCAGTAG
- a CDS encoding cupin domain-containing protein, with product MDIKRSGSQPSGAGPSDWFTGTVRIDPLHSAPDPARVAMASVTFEPGARTAWHTHPLGQTLIVTFGRGWVQREGGPIEEIAPGDVVWFEPNERHWHGATASTAMTHIAIQERLDGKAVTWMEQVADGEYSGS from the coding sequence ATGGACATCAAGCGCAGCGGTAGTCAGCCCTCGGGCGCAGGACCGTCCGATTGGTTCACCGGCACGGTGCGGATCGATCCACTTCACAGCGCTCCCGATCCAGCCCGCGTCGCGATGGCGAGCGTCACCTTCGAGCCCGGCGCACGCACGGCGTGGCATACGCACCCGCTCGGCCAGACGCTGATCGTCACGTTCGGGCGCGGCTGGGTCCAGCGTGAGGGCGGCCCGATCGAGGAAATTGCGCCGGGCGACGTGGTCTGGTTCGAGCCGAACGAGCGGCATTGGCACGGGGCCACCGCGTCGACAGCGATGACCCACATCGCGATCCAGGAGCGGCTCGACGGCAAGGCCGTGACGTGGATGGAGCAGGTCGCCGACGGGGAGTATTCCGGGTCCTGA
- a CDS encoding SDR family NAD(P)-dependent oxidoreductase encodes MHRFTGKVAFITGAASGIGRAAALAFAREGAQVAITDRTEAALDQLRAEIEAASGEVLAIRCDVSVPEDVEAAVAKTAERFGRIDCAFNNAGVENKAAPVHEITLDEWDRILDINLRGTFVCMKHEIAQMLRQGGGVLVNTSSGAGIRGVAGGASYAASKHALIGLTKSAALDYAKANIRVNAVLPGNIETPMMDRFTGGDIQKAIDLEPVGRLGKPEEIAEAVLWMCSDLGAFVTGAAISVDGGWSL; translated from the coding sequence ATGCATCGCTTCACCGGAAAAGTCGCTTTCATCACGGGCGCGGCCAGCGGTATCGGCCGCGCCGCCGCGCTCGCCTTCGCGCGGGAAGGCGCGCAGGTCGCGATCACCGACCGGACAGAGGCAGCGCTCGATCAGCTTCGCGCCGAGATCGAAGCGGCGAGCGGCGAGGTGCTCGCGATCCGGTGCGACGTGTCGGTGCCGGAGGATGTCGAGGCGGCGGTTGCCAAAACCGCCGAGCGGTTCGGCCGCATCGACTGCGCCTTCAACAATGCCGGCGTTGAGAACAAGGCCGCTCCCGTCCACGAGATCACCCTCGACGAGTGGGACCGCATCCTCGACATCAACCTGCGCGGCACATTCGTGTGCATGAAGCACGAGATCGCGCAGATGCTGCGCCAGGGCGGCGGCGTGTTGGTTAACACTTCCTCCGGCGCTGGCATCAGGGGCGTAGCGGGCGGCGCGAGCTACGCCGCCTCCAAGCACGCCCTCATCGGCCTGACCAAGTCGGCCGCCCTCGATTATGCGAAGGCGAACATCCGGGTAAATGCCGTCCTGCCCGGAAACATCGAGACGCCGATGATGGACCGCTTTACCGGCGGCGACATCCAGAAGGCGATCGACCTTGAGCCCGTCGGGCGGCTCGGCAAGCCCGAGGAGATCGCCGAAGCCGTCCTGTGGATGTGTTCCGACCTCGGGGCGTTCGTCACGGGTGCGGCGATCTCGGTCGACGGCGGCTGGTCGCTCTGA
- a CDS encoding LysR family transcriptional regulator, which produces MRINRTDLADLGTFLAIARHRSFRRAGLELGVSASALSHALKAMEARHGVRFINRTSRSVTLTAAGEDLLASLEAPFAAIGSALDVLNQHREPTKAIGRIRLNVLEHASTLLLAPVLPLFHERHPKIEVDVRVSNDLLDVVETGADAGIRYGGSVPQDMVAQRLSADLRWVVVGAPAYFDRHGTPDHPRDLAAHRCMRIRLGDESLYRWEFERADEAIALDVPGAVTIDNTQFGLALAVAGGGLAYLPEPCVAPSVERGELRVALADWAPMGPGFHVYFPGRRQLPTGLRFLIDLIREVRPLNL; this is translated from the coding sequence ATGCGGATCAATCGAACCGATCTGGCCGACCTCGGGACCTTTCTCGCCATCGCGCGCCACCGCAGCTTCCGGCGGGCGGGTCTGGAGCTTGGCGTTAGCGCCTCCGCCTTAAGCCATGCGCTCAAGGCGATGGAGGCGCGCCACGGCGTCCGCTTTATCAACCGCACCAGCCGCAGCGTCACACTTACGGCGGCAGGGGAAGATCTGCTCGCTTCGCTGGAGGCTCCGTTCGCGGCGATCGGCTCCGCGCTCGACGTGCTCAACCAGCACCGGGAGCCAACCAAGGCCATAGGGCGGATCCGGCTCAACGTGCTGGAGCACGCGAGCACGCTGCTGCTCGCCCCCGTGCTCCCGCTCTTCCACGAGCGTCATCCAAAGATCGAGGTCGACGTCCGGGTGTCTAACGACCTGCTCGACGTCGTGGAGACCGGAGCCGATGCCGGCATCCGCTACGGGGGCTCGGTCCCTCAGGACATGGTCGCTCAACGTCTGTCGGCCGACCTGCGCTGGGTCGTGGTCGGCGCGCCGGCCTATTTCGATCGGCATGGGACGCCGGATCATCCGCGCGACCTCGCAGCCCACCGCTGCATGCGCATTCGGCTCGGCGACGAGAGCCTCTACCGCTGGGAATTCGAGAGGGCGGACGAGGCCATCGCGCTCGACGTCCCCGGGGCGGTAACGATCGACAACACGCAATTCGGCTTGGCGCTCGCGGTGGCCGGCGGCGGTCTGGCCTACCTGCCTGAGCCGTGCGTCGCGCCTTCGGTCGAGCGCGGCGAACTCCGCGTCGCGCTGGCGGACTGGGCTCCGATGGGGCCCGGCTTTCATGTCTATTTCCCCGGACGACGCCAACTGCCGACCGGATTGCGGTTCCTCATCGATCTGATCCGTGAGGTCAGGCCGCTCAACCTGTAG
- a CDS encoding IS3 family transposase (programmed frameshift), with translation MKKSRFSEEQIIGILKEQQAGLPVADICRRHGISDATFYTWRSRYGGMEVSDARRLKALDEENRKLKKLLAEAMLDVATLREAPGKKLLTPGARRTAVSWAIEEKGYSQRRACGLIGLEPKTYRYAPTRDDDAAVRVRLRSLAGERRRFGYRRLLILLRREGLKLNHKKLFRLYREERLSVRRRGGRKRALGTRAPAAVPQEPNQRWSLDFVSDTLDDGRRFRILVVVDDCTRECLALVVDTSLSGQRVARELDRIIADRGKPVMIVSDNGTELTSHAILRWQEERAVAWHYIAPGKPQQNGFVESLNGRLRDECLNEHLFRSLSAARTIIEAWRVDYNTCRPHTSLGGLTPNAFATRSKQDQNQNGLWL, from the exons ATGAAGAAGAGCCGGTTCAGTGAAGAGCAGATTATCGGCATCCTGAAGGAGCAGCAGGCTGGCCTGCCGGTCGCCGATATCTGTCGCCGCCACGGCATCAGCGACGCGACGTTCTACACATGGCGTTCGCGCTACGGTGGCATGGAGGTCTCGGATGCGCGGCGTCTGAAGGCGCTCGATGAGGAGAACCGCAAGCTCAAGAAGCTCCTGGCCGAGGCGATGCTCGACGTGGCCACGCTGCGCGAGGCAC CTGGGAAAAAACTTCTAACGCCTGGAGCACGGAGAACAGCCGTGAGCTGGGCCATCGAGGAGAAGGGCTATTCGCAGCGTCGCGCCTGTGGGCTGATCGGCCTGGAGCCGAAGACATACCGCTACGCCCCGACCCGTGATGATGATGCGGCCGTGCGGGTACGCCTGCGCAGCCTGGCCGGCGAGCGTCGTCGCTTTGGCTATCGGCGCCTGCTTATCCTGCTGCGGCGGGAGGGCCTTAAGCTGAATCACAAGAAGCTGTTCCGGCTCTACCGGGAGGAGCGGCTGTCGGTGCGCAGGCGGGGTGGGCGCAAACGAGCCCTAGGGACGCGGGCACCGGCCGCCGTGCCGCAGGAGCCGAACCAGCGCTGGAGCCTCGACTTCGTCTCCGACACGCTCGACGACGGACGGCGCTTCCGCATCCTCGTCGTGGTCGACGACTGCACGCGGGAGTGCCTGGCGCTCGTGGTCGACACGTCGCTGTCCGGCCAGCGGGTCGCGCGCGAACTCGACCGGATCATCGCGGATCGGGGCAAGCCGGTTATGATCGTCTCGGACAACGGCACCGAGCTGACCTCGCACGCCATTCTTCGCTGGCAGGAGGAGCGTGCGGTCGCGTGGCACTACATCGCTCCCGGCAAGCCGCAGCAGAACGGCTTCGTTGAAAGCTTGAACGGGCGCTTGCGCGACGAGTGCTTGAACGAGCATCTCTTCCGGAGCCTGTCGGCGGCTCGGACCATCATCGAGGCGTGGCGGGTGGACTACAACACCTGCCGCCCTCACACGAGCCTCGGCGGACTCACCCCGAACGCGTTTGCAACCCGGTCCAAACAGGACCAGAACCAGAACGGACTCTGGTTATGA